The sequence GCGCCACGGGGAGGCGTCGGGCAGCGCGTCCTCCTTGAGGGCTTCGCCGAGGTCGTCGGTGCCTCGGAGCCCTGCGGCGGTGAGGGTGCGGGTCTGGTGCAGGAAGCGGGGTTCGTCGAAAGCGGCGAGTGCCTCGCGGACTTCGGGGAGGTGGGGGTGTTCGGCGTGCAGGGCGGCCGACAGCTGGGACTTGACGACGGGGACGCCGGCGGCGGCCAGCCGGTCCAGGGCGGTGTGCGGATCTTCGAAGGAGGTGGCGAGGTGGCAGGTGTCGACGCAGATGCCGATGCGGTCACGGCCGATGGCGGCGAGCGGGGCGATGGCGTCGGCCGTGGTCTCGACGGTGCAGCCGGGTTCCGGCTCCAGGCCGACGCGGATGGAGCGTCCGGTCAGCTCCTCCAGCGCGTCGAGGCGTTCGGCGAGCGTGCGCAGGGCCTTGTGTGCCACGGCGGCGCGGTCGTCGTCGTACACGGTGCGCCAGGCCAGTGGGAGCGTGGAGATGGTGCCCTCGGTGACGTCGTCGGGCAGGAGTCCGGCGAGCACACGGGCGAGGGCCGTCGTGTGGTCGAGCCGCTCGGGGTCGGCCCAGTCCGGCTTGTAGACGCGGTACTTGACCTCCTCGGCGCCGAATCCCTCGTACGGGAAGCCGTTGAGGGTGACGACTTCGAGGCCTCGGCCGTCGAGTTCCGTGCGCAGGCCGCGCAGGGCGGACGGGTCGGTGACGAGGGCGTGGGCGGCGTCCTTGGCGAGCCACAGGCCGATGCCCAGCCGGTCGCGGCCGAGCCGCTTGCGCACG is a genomic window of Streptomyces sp. NBC_00414 containing:
- the eboE gene encoding metabolite traffic protein EboE; translated protein: MRFRHPDGSTVHLAYCTNVHPAETLAGVRAQLRDHCEPVRKRLGRDRLGIGLWLAKDAAHALVTDPSALRGLRTELDGRGLEVVTLNGFPYEGFGAEEVKYRVYKPDWADPERLDHTTALARVLAGLLPDDVTEGTISTLPLAWRTVYDDDRAAVAHKALRTLAERLDALEELTGRSIRVGLEPEPGCTVETTADAIAPLAAIGRDRIGICVDTCHLATSFEDPHTALDRLAAAGVPVVKSQLSAALHAEHPHLPEVREALAAFDEPRFLHQTRTLTAAGLRGTDDLGEALKEDALPDASPWRAHFHVPLHAAPAAPLTSTLPVLKDTLARLVGGPHPLTRHLEVETYTWQALPPELRPRARSQLADGIAAELTLARDLLADLGLKELP